GAGCGTCTCAAGATGATGCAGGCAAACGCGGACTTCCTCGTGGACGGCGTGGGCGTGAGGCGCCCCGCCGAGACCCCCGTCGACGAGCTTGGCGTGGGCGAGGTGGGCTTCGTGGTGACCGGGCTTAAGGACCCCGACGCCGTTCGCGTAGGAGATACCCTCACCTGTGCCGAGCGCCCGTGCGCCGAGCCCCTGCCGGGCTATCGCGAGGCCAAGCCGATGGTCTACACGGGACTGTTCCCCCTGGACAACAAGGAGTACGAGAACCTGCGCGACGCCCTCGACAAGCTCCACGTGAATGACCCCTCGCTCACGTGGGACCCCGAGACGAGCGTGGCCCTGGGCTTCGGTTTTCGCGTGGGCTTCCTGGGCCTCTTGCACATGGAGGTCGTCAAGGAGCGCCTCGAGCGCGAGTTCGGCCTGGGCCTCATCGCCACGAGCCCCTCGGTCGACTATCACGTCTTCACGACGGACGGTCAGATGGTCGAGGTGAGGAGTCCCCAGGACCTTCCCGAGCCCACGCGCATCGAGCGCATCGAGGAGCCCTTCCTCAAGGCCAAGGTCATCGTGCCGCCCGCGTTCACGGGGGCCGTGATGCAGCTCGCCGTCGAGCACCGCGGCGTCACGCAGGACATGGTCTACCTCACGGAGAAGTCCGTGGAGATGCGCTTCGACGTGCCCCTGGCCGAGCTCATCCTGGACTTCTTCGACCAGCTCAAGAGCCGCACCAAGGGCTACGCCTCGCTCGACTACGAGTTCGACGAGTATCGCGCCTCCGACCTCGTGAAGCTTGACATCCTGCTCGCCGGCGAGGAGGTCGACGCCCTCAGCTTCATCGTGCACCGCGACAAGGCCTACGACCTGGGGCGCGCCCTGTGCGACAAGCTCAAGGAGATCATCCCGCAGCAGCTCTTCGAGGTGCCCATCCAGGGCGCCATCGGCAACAAGGTCATCAGCCGCTCGACCGTGCGCGCGCGGCGCAAGGACGTGCTCGCCAAGTGCTACGGCGGCGACATCTCGCGCAAGCGCAAGCTCCTGGAGAAGCAGAAGGAGGGCAAGAAGCGGATGAAGCAGATCGGTTCGGTCGAGGTCCCGCAGGAGGCCTTCCTCGCCGTCCTCAAGGTGGACGACCAGTGACGGAGCCCCCGAGCACCTCAGAGCTGCTGGCCTCACTGGGGCCCGCGGCCGACCTTTCGGCCGCGCTCGCCCCCTTCGCGGCCTGCGCGCGCGGTCTTTCGCTCGTGGAGCGCCTGGCCGCCCATCCCTTTCTCATGGCACCCATGGCCGGCGTGAGCGACGCGGCCTATCGCCTGATGGCACGCGCGGGAGGGGCGCCCCTTGCCTACTCCGAGATGGTCTCGGTCACGGGAATCCACTATGCGAGCGAGAAGACCTGGGAGCTCGTGGACCCCGATCCGGCCGAGCCCGACCTCGCCGTGCAGCTCTTTGGGTCCGACGTGGACCACTTCCGCGAGGCCGCGCGCGCCGCGCGCGAGCGGCTGGGGGCCCGCCTGGCCCTCGTGGACGTGAACATGGCCTGCCCCGTCCCCAAGGTGACGCGCAACGGCGCGGGCTCGGCGCTGCTCGACGACCCCGCGCGCGCGGCCGCCATCGTGGGGGCCCTCGTGGAGGAGCTCGACGTCCCGGTAACGGTGAAGATCCGCATAGGGCGCACCCCACAAAAGATCGTGGGGCCCGCGTTCGCCCGCGCGATGGAGGAGGCCGGCGCTGCGGCCGTCGCGGTGCACGGGCGCTTTGCCTCGCAGATGTATCGCGGGTCGTCAGACGCCGGGCAGATCCGCCGCGTGGCTGAGGCCGTAGGCGTGCCGGTCATAGCCTCAGGAGACGCGCTCGACGCCCCGCGTGCGGCCGCGCTTTTGCGCGAGACGGGCGCTGCGGCCTGCTTCGTCGCGCGGGGCAGCTATGGCAACCCCTGGGTGTTCCGCGACGCTGCGGCCGCGCTCGCAGGCGAGGTCCCCGCGCCGCGCCCGGCCGCGCTGCGCCTGGCGGCCTTCCGCCTGCACGTGCGCCTGCTCGTGGCCACCGGGGCCCACATCGCCCGCGCGCGCAGCCTCGCCGGCTGGTACCTGAGGGGCGTCCCCGACGCCGCCGCCTGGCGCGAGCGCGCCATGCACTGCGTGGGCGTTGATGACTACCTTGCCCTGGCCGACGAGGTCGAGGCCACGCTGTGAGCGGCGTGGCCGCCCTCTACCTGCACCTCCCGTTCTGCCTCAGGCGCTGCGCCTACTGCGACTTTGCCTCCGAGGCCTGCGGCCATGCCAACCCCCTCATGGGCGCCTACGAGCACTCGCTGGAGCGGCTCGTGGGGCAGGCCGCAGACGTGGGGCTTCTCGGCTCCGTTGAGACCGCCTACCTGGGGGGCGGTACGCCCACGATGCTGGGCGCGGAGGCGCTGGGGGCGCTCGTGGGGTGCGTCTGCGCGAGCGGGGACCTTGCCGAGGTCTCCTTCGAGGCCAACCCCGAGTCCCTCACCGACGAGGTGCTCGCCGCCGCGCGCGCGGCCGGGGCCACGCGGGTCTCGGTGGGCGTGCAGTCCTTCGATGACACCGAGCTCCGCGCCCTGGGGCGCGTGCATACCGCCGAGCTAGCCCGCGAGAGGGTCCGCGCCGCCGTGGACGCGGGCCTTGCGACCTCGCTCGACCTCATGTGCGGCATCCCGTACCAGACCGCGGCCAGCTGGGAGTGCTCCCTTGCGGCCGCCGTGGGGCTCGGGGTGGGGCACGTGAGCTGCTATCCCCTCATGATCGAGCCGGGCACGAGGATGGAGCGCCTCTGCGAGACGGGCGCGCTCCCGTGGCCCTCGGACGACACCGAGGCCGATGACATGGAGGCCGCCGAGCGCGTGCTTGGTGCGGCAGGCCTTCGCCGCTACGAGGTCGCGAGCTACGCCCTCCCGGGGCAGCGCTGCCGCCACAACGAGGCGTACTGGACGGGTGTCGAGTACCTGGGGCTGGGCACCGCCGCGGCGAGCATGCTTGGGCGGGCGAGCTACGAGGCCCTCCGCCGCGCATGCCCCTTCCTGCCCGCGGCCCGGCAGGGCGCGGCGCGCCTGCGCCTCACGCTGACGAGCCCCACCCGCGCGATCGCTGCGGCCGCAGGCTTCGCCGAGCTCACCTTCGACGTGGAGCAGCTGAGCGCGCGGGAGGCCGTGGCCGAGGACCTCATGCTCGGCCTGCGCATGACCTGCGGCGTGGGGCCAGACCTCCTCGGCCGTGCGCGCGAGGCCGTGGGAGCCTCTGCGCTCGACACGGCCGTCGAGGCGGCGACCGGGCGCGGCCTGGTCCGCTGGGAGGACGGTCGCCTCGCACCGACCGAGCGCGGCTGGCTCATGGGCAACGAGCTCTACGGGCTCTTCTGGGACCTCGCGTCGTAGGCGGGCTCTGGGCTCCGGCCGTCCGGTTGACCCCTCGGGGCGCGAACGGCGCCGGCATCCGCGCCGCGCGATGACGGCGCCTGTGCGGGTGGCCCCGCCTCCTACCCTAGAGGCACTCTCACCCCCCCATACAGGAGGCCGCCATGCTACGAGACGCAGAGAAGACGATCGGCAACCTGATCGACAAGCAGCGCGCTGCCTTTATCAGCTCGGTGGACGAGGACGGCTTCCCCAACACCCGGGCCATGCTCCCGCCGCGCAAGCGGGTCGGGATTAAGACCCTGTACTTCTCGACGAGCACTTCGTCTGCGAAGGTGGGGCAGTACCGAGATAGCCCCAAGACCTGCGTCTACTTCTGCGGCCGGCGCTTCTTCAGGGGCGTCATGCTGAGGGGGACCGTCGAGGTGCCGGAGGACCCCGACGCCAAGAGGATGATATGGCGGGTGGGGGACCGGCAGTACTACTCCAGGGGCGTGACGGATCCCGACTTCTGCGTCCTCAAGTTCACCGCCACGCAGGGCGGCTACTACGCGAGCTACAAGTCCGAGAGCTTCCCGATCTCCGACCCCGCGGTCTAGCGCACCTGCGTCTGCGTTCCGGCGGGAACGTCGCCCAGGTGGCGCTTGTCCCTTCTTGCCAGCCCCATCACGAGAAGTACGAGGCCGAGCGCCATGGCAGAGAAGCTGAGCGCGGCGGAGACGGTGTCAAAGTCGGTATAGATGCCCCGAATTGTCCCGATGTGCCCCAGCTGCCAGGGCAAGAACTTGACGAGGTTTCTCAGCAGGCTCGCGCCAAAGCTCTTGTGGGCGTAGTGCAACTTGAGCTCGGCTACCCGCTTGCCCAGGCGGCCCGTGACGGCTACCTGCCCGACCACGAGGACACCACGATGAGCATCCCCGCGGTGCCGGGCTTCGAGTGCGCGAAAGTCCGTCCGATTCGACGAGAAGAGCGACCTTCTCGCCAGAGTTTTCCCAGTTGGCATCCTGGCATGGGACGCAGCTGTCACCGACTTTCGCGCACTCGAAGCTGAAAGCCTGGCCGTGCGGCACCCGTTAGTGCTAGGGTGAGCATCGCGTCGACAACTGCATAGCAGGGGAGCCAGCGAAGCGCGTGCGCGTGCAGCGGCGGCTGAGAGGGGACACGCCATGTCCCGACCCTTGAACCTGATATGGGTAATGCCAACGAAGGGAGACATCATGACGCAGATGGACGCTGCACGTGCGGGGACCGTCACCACCCAGATGAGGCAGGTCGCAGACGACGAGCGCGTGGAGCCTGAGCTCGTGCGCGCCGGCGTGGCGGCCGGGCGCATCGCGATCCCGGCCAACGCCCGCCACGTGGAGCTGGGCCTGCACGCGCACGGCGTGGGCGCGGGCCTGCGCACCAAGGTCAACGTGAACCTGGGGATCTCAGGAGACATCGCCAACGCGCCGCAGGAGTGGGAGAAGGTCAGCGTCGCCGAGAAGCACGGCGCCGATGCGATCATGGACCTGTCCAACTCCGGCAAGACCCGGGCGTTTCGCCGCCAGCTCATCGAGCAGACCCCGCTCATGGTGGGCACGGTGCCCCTCTACGACGCCATCGGCTACCTGGACAAGCCGCTCGTGGAGCTCACGGGCGACGACGTCCTGCGCGTCGTTGAGGCGCACGCGGAAGACGGTGTGGACTTCATGACCATTCACGCGGGCTTCAACCGGCGCGTGCTCGATACCTTCCTCGAGACCAAGCGCCTCGCCAACATCGTGAGCCGCGGCGGCAGCCTTATCTTTGGCCTCATGATGACCACGGGTGCCGAGAACCCCTTCTACGAGCGCTTCGACGACCTCCTCGCGATCCTCGCCGCCCATGACGTGACCATCTCTTTGGGCGACGCCATGCGCGGCGGCTGCACCCATGATGCGACGGACGCCTCCGAGGTGGCCGAGCTCGTGGAGCTGGGCAAGCTCACGCAGCGCGCCTGGGACGCCGGCGTGCAGGTGGTCGTCGAGGGGCCAGGCCACATGGCGCTCGACGAGGTCGCGGCCAACATGAAGCTCGAGAAGCGCCTGTGCCACGACGCCCCCTTCTACGTGCTGGGGCCCCTCGTGACCGACGTCGGGGTGGGCTACGACCACATCACGGCCGCGATCGGCGGCGCCGCGGCGGCCGCTGCCGGGGCCGACTGGCTGTGCTACGTGACGCCCGCCGAGCACCTCAAGCTCCCCGACGTGAACGACGTGCGCGAGGGCCTCATCGCCACGCGCATCGCGGCGCACGCAGGCGACATCGCCAAGGGGATCCCCGGTGCCCGTGCCATAGACGACAAGATGAGCGACGCCCGCAGGCGCGTGAGCTGGGACGAGATGTTCGACTGCGCCCTGGACCCCGAGCGTGCCCGAGAGGTTCTGGCAACGGCTCCTCCCGAGGCGGAGGGCACCTGCACGATGTGCGGCAAGATGTGCGCCGCGCGCACGGTGAACCGCATCATGGAGGGCCTGACGGTCGACCTGGGCCTGGACGAGGGCGCGCCGGCTGCCGCAGACGCCGCGGCCCCGACCGCCACCCAGCCCGCCGCCGCGGGCCAGGGGCGGTGAGCGCGACCATGAAGAGCAGCGCCCCTTCCTTCCTGTGCACGGCCGCCGACGAGGTCAGGGCCGCAGGCCCGCTCGTCCACTGCATCACCAACTACGTGACGGTCAACGACTGCGCCAACGCGGTTCTCGCCGTGGGCGCGAGCCCGATCATGAGCGACGAGCCCGCCGACGTGGCCGACATCACGAGCGTCTGCGGGGGCCTCGACCTCAACATCGGGACCCTGAACGTCCGCAGCGTCGAGGGCATGCACGCGGCGGGTGCGCGCGCCGCCGAGCTGGGCCACCCGATCGTGCTCGACCCCGTGGGTGCGGGCGCCTCCGCGCTGCGCACGCGCACAGCCGTCGAGCTCCTGGGGACGCTCCCCGTGAGCGTCGTGCGGGGCAACATGAGCGAGGTGCGCGCGCTCGCCGGCGCCAGCTCCTCCACGCGCGGCGTGGACGTGGGCGCCGCCGACGCGGTGGGCGAGAAGAACCTCGACGCGAGCGTCGCCCTGGTGCGCGAGCTCGCGGCCAAGGCGGGCTGTGCCATCGCCGTGACCGGCGCGATCGACGTGGTCGCCGATGCCGAGCGGGCCTTCGTCGTCCGCAACGGCGTGGCCCTCATGGGCAAGATCACGGGTTCGGGTTGCATGCTCTCGGCCACGACGGTCGCCTACGCCGTGGCCCACGTCGACCCGCTTGAGGCGGCGGTCGCCGCCGTGGCCTCCATGGGGCTGGCCGGCCAGGTCGCGGCCGGGCGCATGGGGCCCTCCGACGGCAACGGGAGCTTTCGCACCTACCTGCTCGACGCCCTCTACAATCAGACCGGCGCGGAGCTGGCCGCGGGTGCCCTCGTCGAGGAGGTCCTCTAGCATGGCCGCTGCAGAGCTCGCGGTCGCAGGCCCGCAGGACCGCGGTCGCTGGAGCGCCGAGGACATCCGCCGCGCGCTGCTGCTCTATGCCGTGACGGACCGCTCCTGGCTGGCCGGCCGCACGCTCGCCAGCTGCGTACGCGCGGCACTCGCGGGAGGCGCCACCTTCGTGCAGCTGCGCGAGAAGCGCGCTGCCCCCGCCGATGCCCTCGCCCTTGCCCGCGAGCTGGCGGGCGTCTGCCGCGCCGCGGGCGTCCCCTTCGTGGTCGACGACGACATGGAGCTCGCCCGCGAGGCGGGTGCCGACGGTGTCCACGTGGGCCAGGGTGACACGTCCTGCGCCGAGGCTAGGCGCGCCCTGGGGCCAAACGCCATCGTGGGGGTCTCGGCCCAGACGGTGGACCAGGCCCTGGCCGCCGAGCGTGACGGTGCCGACTACCTGGGCGTGGGCGCGCTGCACCCCACCGCCACCAAGCCCGACGCTGCAGACGTCGCGACCGAGGGGCTCCGTCGCATCTGCGCGGCCGTCTCCATACCGGTCGTGGGCATTGGCGGCATCGACGCGCGCAGCGCCACCGGGCTCGCGGGCACCGGCGTGTGCGGCGCCGCGGTGGTGAGCGCCTTGTTTGCCGCCTCCAATGTCGAGGTGGCGGCGCGCGACCTGCGCGTCGTGCTCGCCCGGGCGGTGGGGGCATGAGCGCCGGGCAGGACGCGGGCCCGTCTGCCGGGCAGGCCGGGCACGTCTCTGTGCACGCGTCCCTCTCGCTGCCGGCCGTCCTGTCCGTGGCCGGGTCGGACTGCTCGGGGGGCGCGGGCGTCCAGGCCGACCTCAAGACCATCGGCGCCTGGGGCCTCTACGGTATGTGCGCGCTTACGGCCCTCACGGCGCAGAACACCTGCGGCGTGGCGGGGGTGGCGGCCGTTGCCCCGGAGTTCGTCGAGGCCCAGATAGACGCCGTCTTCGATGACATACCCCCGGCGGCCGTGAAGGTGGGGATGGTGGGGGAGGCCGCCGCCTGCTCCGCCGTGGCCCGCGCGCTGGCCCGGCGCGGCGCGGCCAACGTCGTGGTCGACCCCGTGATGGTGGCCACGAGCGGCTCTGCGCTCGAGGACTCGGCCGCCGTGCGCGCCCTCGTCGAGGAGCTCCTCCCCCTGGCGGACGTGGTGACCCCCAACCTCGCCGAGGCGCAGGCCTTAAGCGGGGTCTCCATCCAGGACGCCGCCGACCGCCGCGCCGCCTGCGAGCGCGCGGCCGAGAGGATCGCCTCCCTCACGCCCGGCGCCGTCCTCGTGAAGGGCGGCCATGCCACCGGCGACGCGAGCGACCTTCTGCGTCTGGCCGACGGCACCCGGGTGTGGATTGAGGGCGCGCGCGTGGACAACCCCAACGCCCACGGCACGGGCTGCACGCTCTCCTCGGCCATCGCCTGCGGCCTGGCGCGTGGGGCGGGCGCCGAGGACGCGGTGCGCGCGGCCAAGGCCTATGTCACGGGCGCCCTCGCGGCAGGGCTCGACCTGGGGCGCGGCTCAGGGCCCCTCGACCACTTCTGGAAGGTGCGGCAGGAGGGCTCCTTCTCGGCCTTTGTGTAAGGGTTTTGCTCGCCAGCCACGCCCGCAGCGTCGTCGCTTGAAACTGCGGCGGCGTTGCGGCATGCTCTGAAGGCTTGTAGCAAAAGACGTATCGAGTGGAGGGTGCCATGCCGGGCAAGCGCACCGAGGTCATAAGCTGGGACGAGTTCTTCATGAAGGCCGCCATCGCGGCGAGTCAGCGCAGCAAGGATCCCAAGACGCAGGTCGGGGCCTGCATCGCCGACACCAACCAGCGCATCCTGTCGGTGGGCTACAACGGCACGCCCCGCGGCCTCGACGACGACGAGTTCCCCTGGGGCACCACCGACGACCCCCTGCACGACAAGCACAACTACGTGATCCACGCCGAGGCCAACGCGATCCTCAACTACCGCGGCTCTCTCAAGGACATGGCGCACGCCACGGTCTACGTCACCCTCTTCCCCTGCCACGAGTGCGCCAAGACCCTCGTGCAGGCGGGCATCGGCGAGGTCGTCTACCTCGACGACAAGTATGACGGCACGCTGGACAATCGCATCGCCAAGAACATCCTCACGCGCTGCAAGGTGAGCTACCGGCAGGTGGAGCTGTCCGAGGGCTAGGGCCCGCCCCGTCGCGTGTGCCTTTTCGCAAGGCCGCGACCAGCGTTTGAGAGGGCGCCGCTCGGGATATACTTGTGGAGTCTGTGCCGACCAACAACGGGAGACCCACCCCATGGCATCCATGAACGACAAGGACTACTACGCGCTTCTCGGCGTGGAGAAGGACGCCTCGCAGGACCAGATCCGCAAGGCGTTCCAGACCAGGGCGAGAAAGCTCCACCCGGACGTGAACAAGGAGCCCGACGCCGAGGAGCGCTTCAAGGAGGTCTCCGAGGCCTACGCGGTCCTCTCCGACCCCGACAAGCGCAAGCGCTACGACGCGATGCGCTCCGGCTCGCCCTTCGGCGGCTACGGAGCCCCCACGAGCCCGCAGGGCTACGGATCGGACCCGTTCGGCGGGGCCAGCCCGTTCGGGTGGGGGCCGTTCGGCGGGGGCTTCGGCGGGGCCGCCTCGAGGCGCCGCTCACGCTCGTACAACCCCCGCGCGGGCACCGACGTGGCCTACGAGCTCACGGTCGACGCCGCCGCAGCGGCCAAGGGCGTCCGGCGCGGCGTCACCTACCAGCGCTACGGCACCTGCGAGGTCTGCCATGGCTCCGGCTCGGTCG
This is a stretch of genomic DNA from Thermophilibacter immobilis. It encodes these proteins:
- the lepA gene encoding translation elongation factor 4, with the translated sequence MSTNDTSHIRNFSIVAHIDHGKSTISDRILELTHTVEERDMTAQLLDMMDIERERGITIKSNAVRVMYDADDGQTYQFNLIDTPGHVDFTYEVSRSLAACEGAVLVVDATQGVEAQTVSNANLAMNANLDIVCAINKIDLPSAHPEEVKQEIEDELAIDAEDSVCVSGKTGAGIHDLLEAIVYLVSPPAGEAAAPLRALILDSYFDEYRGVVATVRVFDGSIRAGERLKMMQANADFLVDGVGVRRPAETPVDELGVGEVGFVVTGLKDPDAVRVGDTLTCAERPCAEPLPGYREAKPMVYTGLFPLDNKEYENLRDALDKLHVNDPSLTWDPETSVALGFGFRVGFLGLLHMEVVKERLEREFGLGLIATSPSVDYHVFTTDGQMVEVRSPQDLPEPTRIERIEEPFLKAKVIVPPAFTGAVMQLAVEHRGVTQDMVYLTEKSVEMRFDVPLAELILDFFDQLKSRTKGYASLDYEFDEYRASDLVKLDILLAGEEVDALSFIVHRDKAYDLGRALCDKLKEIIPQQLFEVPIQGAIGNKVISRSTVRARRKDVLAKCYGGDISRKRKLLEKQKEGKKRMKQIGSVEVPQEAFLAVLKVDDQ
- a CDS encoding tRNA dihydrouridine synthase, translated to MTEPPSTSELLASLGPAADLSAALAPFAACARGLSLVERLAAHPFLMAPMAGVSDAAYRLMARAGGAPLAYSEMVSVTGIHYASEKTWELVDPDPAEPDLAVQLFGSDVDHFREAARAARERLGARLALVDVNMACPVPKVTRNGAGSALLDDPARAAAIVGALVEELDVPVTVKIRIGRTPQKIVGPAFARAMEEAGAAAVAVHGRFASQMYRGSSDAGQIRRVAEAVGVPVIASGDALDAPRAAALLRETGAAACFVARGSYGNPWVFRDAAAALAGEVPAPRPAALRLAAFRLHVRLLVATGAHIARARSLAGWYLRGVPDAAAWRERAMHCVGVDDYLALADEVEATL
- a CDS encoding coproporphyrinogen-III oxidase family protein, with translation MSGVAALYLHLPFCLRRCAYCDFASEACGHANPLMGAYEHSLERLVGQAADVGLLGSVETAYLGGGTPTMLGAEALGALVGCVCASGDLAEVSFEANPESLTDEVLAAARAAGATRVSVGVQSFDDTELRALGRVHTAELARERVRAAVDAGLATSLDLMCGIPYQTAASWECSLAAAVGLGVGHVSCYPLMIEPGTRMERLCETGALPWPSDDTEADDMEAAERVLGAAGLRRYEVASYALPGQRCRHNEAYWTGVEYLGLGTAAASMLGRASYEALRRACPFLPAARQGAARLRLTLTSPTRAIAAAAGFAELTFDVEQLSAREAVAEDLMLGLRMTCGVGPDLLGRAREAVGASALDTAVEAATGRGLVRWEDGRLAPTERGWLMGNELYGLFWDLAS
- a CDS encoding pyridoxamine 5'-phosphate oxidase family protein, which codes for MLRDAEKTIGNLIDKQRAAFISSVDEDGFPNTRAMLPPRKRVGIKTLYFSTSTSSAKVGQYRDSPKTCVYFCGRRFFRGVMLRGTVEVPEDPDAKRMIWRVGDRQYYSRGVTDPDFCVLKFTATQGGYYASYKSESFPISDPAV
- the thiC gene encoding phosphomethylpyrimidine synthase ThiC, whose amino-acid sequence is MTQMDAARAGTVTTQMRQVADDERVEPELVRAGVAAGRIAIPANARHVELGLHAHGVGAGLRTKVNVNLGISGDIANAPQEWEKVSVAEKHGADAIMDLSNSGKTRAFRRQLIEQTPLMVGTVPLYDAIGYLDKPLVELTGDDVLRVVEAHAEDGVDFMTIHAGFNRRVLDTFLETKRLANIVSRGGSLIFGLMMTTGAENPFYERFDDLLAILAAHDVTISLGDAMRGGCTHDATDASEVAELVELGKLTQRAWDAGVQVVVEGPGHMALDEVAANMKLEKRLCHDAPFYVLGPLVTDVGVGYDHITAAIGGAAAAAAGADWLCYVTPAEHLKLPDVNDVREGLIATRIAAHAGDIAKGIPGARAIDDKMSDARRRVSWDEMFDCALDPERAREVLATAPPEAEGTCTMCGKMCAARTVNRIMEGLTVDLGLDEGAPAAADAAAPTATQPAAAGQGR
- the thiM gene encoding hydroxyethylthiazole kinase, yielding MKSSAPSFLCTAADEVRAAGPLVHCITNYVTVNDCANAVLAVGASPIMSDEPADVADITSVCGGLDLNIGTLNVRSVEGMHAAGARAAELGHPIVLDPVGAGASALRTRTAVELLGTLPVSVVRGNMSEVRALAGASSSTRGVDVGAADAVGEKNLDASVALVRELAAKAGCAIAVTGAIDVVADAERAFVVRNGVALMGKITGSGCMLSATTVAYAVAHVDPLEAAVAAVASMGLAGQVAAGRMGPSDGNGSFRTYLLDALYNQTGAELAAGALVEEVL
- the thiE gene encoding thiamine phosphate synthase, whose product is MAAAELAVAGPQDRGRWSAEDIRRALLLYAVTDRSWLAGRTLASCVRAALAGGATFVQLREKRAAPADALALARELAGVCRAAGVPFVVDDDMELAREAGADGVHVGQGDTSCAEARRALGPNAIVGVSAQTVDQALAAERDGADYLGVGALHPTATKPDAADVATEGLRRICAAVSIPVVGIGGIDARSATGLAGTGVCGAAVVSALFAASNVEVAARDLRVVLARAVGA
- the thiD gene encoding bifunctional hydroxymethylpyrimidine kinase/phosphomethylpyrimidine kinase encodes the protein MSAGQDAGPSAGQAGHVSVHASLSLPAVLSVAGSDCSGGAGVQADLKTIGAWGLYGMCALTALTAQNTCGVAGVAAVAPEFVEAQIDAVFDDIPPAAVKVGMVGEAAACSAVARALARRGAANVVVDPVMVATSGSALEDSAAVRALVEELLPLADVVTPNLAEAQALSGVSIQDAADRRAACERAAERIASLTPGAVLVKGGHATGDASDLLRLADGTRVWIEGARVDNPNAHGTGCTLSSAIACGLARGAGAEDAVRAAKAYVTGALAAGLDLGRGSGPLDHFWKVRQEGSFSAFV
- a CDS encoding deoxycytidylate deaminase, which produces MPGKRTEVISWDEFFMKAAIAASQRSKDPKTQVGACIADTNQRILSVGYNGTPRGLDDDEFPWGTTDDPLHDKHNYVIHAEANAILNYRGSLKDMAHATVYVTLFPCHECAKTLVQAGIGEVVYLDDKYDGTLDNRIAKNILTRCKVSYRQVELSEG